In a single window of the Scophthalmus maximus strain ysfricsl-2021 chromosome 18, ASM2237912v1, whole genome shotgun sequence genome:
- the eya4 gene encoding eyes absent homolog 4 isoform X5, whose protein sequence is MEGSGPAMISLTPTPPAPSHSSNIIVRWITTKEAMEASQDLNEQMVKKSHSASHVPDPSDTRSMEMQDLASPHNRVGGGDSTGSKLDKNNLGSPSITTNGTGGENMTILNTADWLLGCSSPPPAPGSKDYVKTEPMNNSDTVTTTGDTALDTYAGSVITSSGYSPRSAHQYSPPLYPSKPYPHILSTPAAPPMPTYAGQPQFSSMQQSSVYTAYSQTGQAYGLSSYDLGVMLPGIKTESGLAQSQSPLQTGLSYSPGFTTPQPGQTAYSPYQMPGSSFTPSSGLYTTNNSVSNPANYTATQQDYPSYTTFGQNQYAQYYSSSTYGTYMTSNSVDGTGSTAAYQLQDPSPAMTGQAAELHPGDFDTVQSPSTPIKELDDRACRSGGSKTRGRGRKNNPSPPPDSDLERVFVWDLDETIIVFHSLLTGSYAQKYGKDPPMAVTLGLRMEEMIFNLADTHLFFNDLEECDQVHIDDVSSDDNGQDLSTYSFATDGFHAAATSANLCLATGVRGGVDWMRKLAFRYRRVKELYSTYKNNVGGLLGPAKRDAWLQLRAEVEALTDSWLTHALKSLSIISSRSNCVNVLVTTTQLIPALAKVLLYSLGSVFPIENIYSATKIGKESCFERIMQRFGRKVVYVVIGDGVEEEQAAKKHNMPFWRISSHSDLLALHQALEFEYL, encoded by the exons GTGAAGAAATCACACAGTGCATCTCATGTTCCAGACCCTTCAGACACCAG GTCTATGGAAATGCAGGACCTAGCCAGTCCTCATAATCGTGTGGGTGGTGGGGATTCGACAGGCTCCAAGCTGGACAAGAACAACCTTGGCAgcccctccatcaccaccaaTGGAACAGGAG GTGAAAATATGACCATTCTAAACACGGCTGATTGGCTGTTGGGCTGCAGCAGCCCGCCCCCTGCCCCGGGCTCCAAGGACTATG TGAAAACAGAGCCCATGAACAACAGCGACACAGTCACTACGACAGGCGACACAGCACTGGACACGTACGCAGGCTCAG TAATCACCAGCAGCGGGTACAGCCCTCGTTCAGCCCACCAGTACTCTCCTCCACTCTACCCATCAAA GCCCTACCCTCACATCCTCTCCACGCCTGCAGCCCCTCCCATGCCGACGTACGCTGGTCAACCCCAGTTCAGCAGCATGCAGCAGTCATCCGTCTACACCGCCTACTCCCAGACAGGGCAGGCCTATGGACTGTCCAGCTATG ACCTCGGTGTGATGCTGCCGGGCATCAAGACAGAGAGCGGCCTGGCCCAGAGTCAGTCTCCCCTGCAGACGGGCCTCAGCTACAGCCCCGGCTTCACCACACCACAGCCTGGACAGACGGCATACTCACCTTATCAGATGCCAG GTTCCAGTTTCACTCCTTCCTCAGGCCTCTACACCACCAACAACTCAGTGTCGAACCCCGCCAACTACACTGCCacacagcag GACTATCCCTCATATACGACGTTTGGCCAAAACCAGTACGCCCAGTATTATTCATCCTCCACCTACGGGACATACATGACCTCCAACAGCGTGGATGGCACAGGCTCCACAGCAGCCTACCAGCTGCAAGACCCCAGCCCCGCCATGACCGGACAGGCTGCTGAACTTCACCCAG GGGACTTTGACACAGTGCAGAGCCCCTCAACGCCCATCAAAGAGCTGGATGACCGAGCCTGCCGGAGTGGGGGGTCCAAGACCCGGGGCAGGGGCCGCAAGAacaacccctcccctccccctgatAGTGACCTGGAG agggtgtttgtgtgggatCTGGACGAGACGATCATCGTCTTCCACTCTCTGCTCACGGGCTCCTACGCACAGAAGTATGGCAAG GACCCTCCCATGGCCGTAACGCTGGGCCTGAGGATGGAAGAGATGATCTTCAACTTGGCCGACACACACTTATTCTTTAATGACCTGGAG GAATGTGATCAGGTACATATCGATGATGTCTCATCAGATGACAATGGCCAGGACTTAAG TACTTACAGTTTTGCAACTGATGGCTTCCATGCAGCTGCAACCAGCGCTAACCTGTGCCTGGCTACGGGTGTCCGCGGCGGGGTCGACTGGATGAGGAAACTGGCCTTCCGCTACCGACGAGTCAAAGAGTTGTATAgcacatacaaaaacaatgtgggGG GCCTGCTGGGTCCTGCTAAGAGAGACGCctggctgcagctcagagcAGAGGTCGAGGCTCTGACCGACTCCTGGCTCACACACGCGCTCAAGTCCTTGTCCATCATCAGCTCCAG GAGTaactgtgtaaatgtgttggtGACCACGACGCAGCTCATACCAGCGCTGGCTAAAGTTCTCTTATATAGTCTGGGATCTGTTTTCCCCATTGAGAATATTTACAGTGCGACAAAAATAG GAAAAGAGAGTTGCTTTGAACGCATTATGCAAAGGTTTGGCAGGAAAGTAGTGTATGTTGTAATTGGGGACGgtgtggaagaggagcaggcGGCCAAAAAG CACAACATGCCTTTCTGGAGGATATCCAGTCACTCTGACCTGCTGGCATTACACCAAGCACTGGAGTTCGAGTACCTGTAG
- the eya4 gene encoding eyes absent homolog 4 isoform X6 encodes MEMQDLASPHNRVGGGDSTGSKLDKNNLGSPSITTNGTGGENMTILNTADWLLGCSSPPPAPGSKDYVKTEPMNNSDTVTTTGDTALDTYAGSVITSSGYSPRSAHQYSPPLYPSKPYPHILSTPAAPPMPTYAGQPQFSSMQQSSVYTAYSQTGQAYGLSSYDLGVMLPGIKTESGLAQSQSPLQTGLSYSPGFTTPQPGQTAYSPYQMPGSSFTPSSGLYTTNNSVSNPANYTATQQDYPSYTTFGQNQYAQYYSSSTYGTYMTSNSVDGTGSTAAYQLQDPSPAMTGQAAELHPGDFDTVQSPSTPIKELDDRACRSGGSKTRGRGRKNNPSPPPDSDLERVFVWDLDETIIVFHSLLTGSYAQKYGKDPPMAVTLGLRMEEMIFNLADTHLFFNDLEECDQVHIDDVSSDDNGQDLSTYSFATDGFHAAATSANLCLATGVRGGVDWMRKLAFRYRRVKELYSTYKNNVGGLLGPAKRDAWLQLRAEVEALTDSWLTHALKSLSIISSRSNCVNVLVTTTQLIPALAKVLLYSLGSVFPIENIYSATKIGKESCFERIVSRFGTNITYVVIGDGKDEEHAASQVNKRLLNLDPSDHVTLLPPPCLFVFFAGKESCFERIMQRFGRKVVYVVIGDGVEEEQAAKKHNMPFWRISSHSDLLALHQALEFEYL; translated from the exons ATGGAAATGCAGGACCTAGCCAGTCCTCATAATCGTGTGGGTGGTGGGGATTCGACAGGCTCCAAGCTGGACAAGAACAACCTTGGCAgcccctccatcaccaccaaTGGAACAGGAG GTGAAAATATGACCATTCTAAACACGGCTGATTGGCTGTTGGGCTGCAGCAGCCCGCCCCCTGCCCCGGGCTCCAAGGACTATG TGAAAACAGAGCCCATGAACAACAGCGACACAGTCACTACGACAGGCGACACAGCACTGGACACGTACGCAGGCTCAG TAATCACCAGCAGCGGGTACAGCCCTCGTTCAGCCCACCAGTACTCTCCTCCACTCTACCCATCAAA GCCCTACCCTCACATCCTCTCCACGCCTGCAGCCCCTCCCATGCCGACGTACGCTGGTCAACCCCAGTTCAGCAGCATGCAGCAGTCATCCGTCTACACCGCCTACTCCCAGACAGGGCAGGCCTATGGACTGTCCAGCTATG ACCTCGGTGTGATGCTGCCGGGCATCAAGACAGAGAGCGGCCTGGCCCAGAGTCAGTCTCCCCTGCAGACGGGCCTCAGCTACAGCCCCGGCTTCACCACACCACAGCCTGGACAGACGGCATACTCACCTTATCAGATGCCAG GTTCCAGTTTCACTCCTTCCTCAGGCCTCTACACCACCAACAACTCAGTGTCGAACCCCGCCAACTACACTGCCacacagcag GACTATCCCTCATATACGACGTTTGGCCAAAACCAGTACGCCCAGTATTATTCATCCTCCACCTACGGGACATACATGACCTCCAACAGCGTGGATGGCACAGGCTCCACAGCAGCCTACCAGCTGCAAGACCCCAGCCCCGCCATGACCGGACAGGCTGCTGAACTTCACCCAG GGGACTTTGACACAGTGCAGAGCCCCTCAACGCCCATCAAAGAGCTGGATGACCGAGCCTGCCGGAGTGGGGGGTCCAAGACCCGGGGCAGGGGCCGCAAGAacaacccctcccctccccctgatAGTGACCTGGAG agggtgtttgtgtgggatCTGGACGAGACGATCATCGTCTTCCACTCTCTGCTCACGGGCTCCTACGCACAGAAGTATGGCAAG GACCCTCCCATGGCCGTAACGCTGGGCCTGAGGATGGAAGAGATGATCTTCAACTTGGCCGACACACACTTATTCTTTAATGACCTGGAG GAATGTGATCAGGTACATATCGATGATGTCTCATCAGATGACAATGGCCAGGACTTAAG TACTTACAGTTTTGCAACTGATGGCTTCCATGCAGCTGCAACCAGCGCTAACCTGTGCCTGGCTACGGGTGTCCGCGGCGGGGTCGACTGGATGAGGAAACTGGCCTTCCGCTACCGACGAGTCAAAGAGTTGTATAgcacatacaaaaacaatgtgggGG GCCTGCTGGGTCCTGCTAAGAGAGACGCctggctgcagctcagagcAGAGGTCGAGGCTCTGACCGACTCCTGGCTCACACACGCGCTCAAGTCCTTGTCCATCATCAGCTCCAG GAGTaactgtgtaaatgtgttggtGACCACGACGCAGCTCATACCAGCGCTGGCTAAAGTTCTCTTATATAGTCTGGGATCTGTTTTCCCCATTGAGAATATTTACAGTGCGACAAAAATAG GCAAAGAGAGCTGTTTTGAGCGTATAGTCTCCCGCTTTGGCACTAACATTACATATGTTGTGATTGGCGATGGGAAGGATGAAGAGCATGCGGCCAGCCAGGTAAACAAACGACTTCTGAACCTTGACCCCTCTGACCATGTgaccctccttcctcccccttgtttatttgtttttttcgcaGGAAAAGAGAGTTGCTTTGAACGCATTATGCAAAGGTTTGGCAGGAAAGTAGTGTATGTTGTAATTGGGGACGgtgtggaagaggagcaggcGGCCAAAAAG CACAACATGCCTTTCTGGAGGATATCCAGTCACTCTGACCTGCTGGCATTACACCAAGCACTGGAGTTCGAGTACCTGTAG
- the eya4 gene encoding eyes absent homolog 4 isoform X4 has protein sequence MEGSGPAMISLTPTPPAPSHSSNIIVRWITTKEAMEASQDLNEQMVKKSHSASHVPDPSDTRSMEMQDLASPHNRVGGGDSTGSKLDKNNLGSPSITTNGTGGENMTILNTADWLLGCSSPPPAPGSKDYVKTEPMNNSDTVTTTGDTALDTYAGSVITSSGYSPRSAHQYSPPLYPSKPYPHILSTPAAPPMPTYAGQPQFSSMQQSSVYTAYSQTGQAYGLSSYDLGVMLPGIKTESGLAQSQSPLQTGLSYSPGFTTPQPGQTAYSPYQMPGSSFTPSSGLYTTNNSVSNPANYTATQQDYPSYTTFGQNQYAQYYSSSTYGTYMTSNSVDGTGSTAAYQLQDPSPAMTGQAAELHPGDFDTVQSPSTPIKELDDRACRSGGSKTRGRGRKNNPSPPPDSDLERVFVWDLDETIIVFHSLLTGSYAQKYGKDPPMAVTLGLRMEEMIFNLADTHLFFNDLEECDQVHIDDVSSDDNGQDLSTYSFATDGFHAAATSANLCLATGVRGGVDWMRKLAFRYRRVKELYSTYKNNVGGLLGPAKRDAWLQLRAEVEALTDSWLTHALKSLSIISSRSNCVNVLVTTTQLIPALAKVLLYSLGSVFPIENIYSATKIGKESCFERIVSRFGTNITYVVIGDGKDEEHAASQHNMPFWRISSHSDLLALHQALEFEYL, from the exons GTGAAGAAATCACACAGTGCATCTCATGTTCCAGACCCTTCAGACACCAG GTCTATGGAAATGCAGGACCTAGCCAGTCCTCATAATCGTGTGGGTGGTGGGGATTCGACAGGCTCCAAGCTGGACAAGAACAACCTTGGCAgcccctccatcaccaccaaTGGAACAGGAG GTGAAAATATGACCATTCTAAACACGGCTGATTGGCTGTTGGGCTGCAGCAGCCCGCCCCCTGCCCCGGGCTCCAAGGACTATG TGAAAACAGAGCCCATGAACAACAGCGACACAGTCACTACGACAGGCGACACAGCACTGGACACGTACGCAGGCTCAG TAATCACCAGCAGCGGGTACAGCCCTCGTTCAGCCCACCAGTACTCTCCTCCACTCTACCCATCAAA GCCCTACCCTCACATCCTCTCCACGCCTGCAGCCCCTCCCATGCCGACGTACGCTGGTCAACCCCAGTTCAGCAGCATGCAGCAGTCATCCGTCTACACCGCCTACTCCCAGACAGGGCAGGCCTATGGACTGTCCAGCTATG ACCTCGGTGTGATGCTGCCGGGCATCAAGACAGAGAGCGGCCTGGCCCAGAGTCAGTCTCCCCTGCAGACGGGCCTCAGCTACAGCCCCGGCTTCACCACACCACAGCCTGGACAGACGGCATACTCACCTTATCAGATGCCAG GTTCCAGTTTCACTCCTTCCTCAGGCCTCTACACCACCAACAACTCAGTGTCGAACCCCGCCAACTACACTGCCacacagcag GACTATCCCTCATATACGACGTTTGGCCAAAACCAGTACGCCCAGTATTATTCATCCTCCACCTACGGGACATACATGACCTCCAACAGCGTGGATGGCACAGGCTCCACAGCAGCCTACCAGCTGCAAGACCCCAGCCCCGCCATGACCGGACAGGCTGCTGAACTTCACCCAG GGGACTTTGACACAGTGCAGAGCCCCTCAACGCCCATCAAAGAGCTGGATGACCGAGCCTGCCGGAGTGGGGGGTCCAAGACCCGGGGCAGGGGCCGCAAGAacaacccctcccctccccctgatAGTGACCTGGAG agggtgtttgtgtgggatCTGGACGAGACGATCATCGTCTTCCACTCTCTGCTCACGGGCTCCTACGCACAGAAGTATGGCAAG GACCCTCCCATGGCCGTAACGCTGGGCCTGAGGATGGAAGAGATGATCTTCAACTTGGCCGACACACACTTATTCTTTAATGACCTGGAG GAATGTGATCAGGTACATATCGATGATGTCTCATCAGATGACAATGGCCAGGACTTAAG TACTTACAGTTTTGCAACTGATGGCTTCCATGCAGCTGCAACCAGCGCTAACCTGTGCCTGGCTACGGGTGTCCGCGGCGGGGTCGACTGGATGAGGAAACTGGCCTTCCGCTACCGACGAGTCAAAGAGTTGTATAgcacatacaaaaacaatgtgggGG GCCTGCTGGGTCCTGCTAAGAGAGACGCctggctgcagctcagagcAGAGGTCGAGGCTCTGACCGACTCCTGGCTCACACACGCGCTCAAGTCCTTGTCCATCATCAGCTCCAG GAGTaactgtgtaaatgtgttggtGACCACGACGCAGCTCATACCAGCGCTGGCTAAAGTTCTCTTATATAGTCTGGGATCTGTTTTCCCCATTGAGAATATTTACAGTGCGACAAAAATAG GCAAAGAGAGCTGTTTTGAGCGTATAGTCTCCCGCTTTGGCACTAACATTACATATGTTGTGATTGGCGATGGGAAGGATGAAGAGCATGCGGCCAGCCAG CACAACATGCCTTTCTGGAGGATATCCAGTCACTCTGACCTGCTGGCATTACACCAAGCACTGGAGTTCGAGTACCTGTAG